The Scomber japonicus isolate fScoJap1 chromosome 9, fScoJap1.pri, whole genome shotgun sequence genome includes a region encoding these proteins:
- the rnf122 gene encoding RING finger protein 122 isoform X2 — translation MHPFQWCNGCFCGLGLVYSNKSCTMPPITFQDLPLNIYMVIFGTGIFVFILSLIFCCYFISKLRHQAQSERFGYREVVLKGDPKKLNLHGTCAVCLEDFKVKDELGVLPCQHAFHRKCLVKWLEVRCVCPMCNKPIAGPPEQHHSIGTLLDELV, via the exons GGTGCTTCTGTGGTCTGGGACTGGTTTACTCCAACAAGTCGTGCACCATGCCGCCCATCACCTTCCAGGACCTGCCTCTAAACATCTACATGGTCATCTTTGGCACAGGAATATTCGTCTTCATCCTGAGCCTCATCTTCTGCTGTTACTTCATCAG TAAACTACGACATCAAGCCCAGAGTGAGCGGTTTGGATACAGAGAG GTAGTTTTAAAAGGGGATCCAAAAAAGTTGAATCTTCACGGG ACGTGTGCTGTGTGTCTGGAGGACTTCAAAGTGAAAGACGAGCTGGGAGTGTTGCCATGCCAACATGCTTTCCACAGGAA GTGTCTAGTAAAGTGGCTAGAGGTGCGCTGCGTCTGCCCCATGTGCAACAAACCCATAGCTGGCCCCCCTGAGCAGCACCACAGCATAGGGACTCTGCTGGATGAATTAGTGTAA
- the rnf122 gene encoding RING finger protein 122 isoform X1, with amino-acid sequence MHPFQWCNGCFCGLGLVYSNKSCTMPPITFQDLPLNIYMVIFGTGIFVFILSLIFCCYFISKLRHQAQSERFGYREVVLKGDPKKLNLHGQTCAVCLEDFKVKDELGVLPCQHAFHRKCLVKWLEVRCVCPMCNKPIAGPPEQHHSIGTLLDELV; translated from the exons GGTGCTTCTGTGGTCTGGGACTGGTTTACTCCAACAAGTCGTGCACCATGCCGCCCATCACCTTCCAGGACCTGCCTCTAAACATCTACATGGTCATCTTTGGCACAGGAATATTCGTCTTCATCCTGAGCCTCATCTTCTGCTGTTACTTCATCAG TAAACTACGACATCAAGCCCAGAGTGAGCGGTTTGGATACAGAGAG GTAGTTTTAAAAGGGGATCCAAAAAAGTTGAATCTTCACGGG CAGACGTGTGCTGTGTGTCTGGAGGACTTCAAAGTGAAAGACGAGCTGGGAGTGTTGCCATGCCAACATGCTTTCCACAGGAA GTGTCTAGTAAAGTGGCTAGAGGTGCGCTGCGTCTGCCCCATGTGCAACAAACCCATAGCTGGCCCCCCTGAGCAGCACCACAGCATAGGGACTCTGCTGGATGAATTAGTGTAA
- the LOC128364903 gene encoding chondroitin sulfate N-acetylgalactosaminyltransferase 1-like, whose translation MSKRWLLALMARVGLIVLGLCCCLSLFYLLGCKPASRSSQQSPLWSGGATTKEGYMALLQEREDSHRHYINSLTKQIAQLKEALQERTQQLQESLDKAKTKGILPLGLESLHKAPTQSDLKEFFRSQLNQAEVNSGVNLASEYEVIPFDTFNLRRVYQLETGLTRHPEERPVRKDRRDELIGTVETALHVLNGPQQHIDNTRRKHTYSPSDFIEGLTRTQRGKGTIYDLMFKGDNLQDFTQLVLFRPFGPVMKVKSERIDTQSTVINIIVPLSKRADTFRQFISNFREVCIKQDGRVHLTVVYFGRDQIDQVKATLDQTTRETRFRSFTLIQLNEEFSRGRGLEVGTRAWRRTQNVLLFFCDVDIHFTADFLTSCRLNAEPGKKVYYPVLFSQYNPSIIYNNQTLLPSVQQQLVIRKETGFWRDFGFGMTCQYRSDFMNIGGFDRNIKGWGLEDVRLYRKYLHSKLLVIRSPTRGLFHLWHEKTCADELPPDKYKMCMQTKAMSEASHGQLGELFFKPVIEAHLNSQRQINRGT comes from the exons ATGTCTAAACGGTGGCTGCTAGCCCTGATGGCCCGTGTTGGCCTTATTGTGCTGGGCCTGTGCTGCTGCCTGTCTCTGTTCTACCTGCTAGGCTGTAAGCCTGCATCACGCAGCAGCCAGCAGTCCCCTCTGTGGTCTGGAGGGGCCACAACAAAGGAGGGATACATGGCATTGTTGCAGGAGAGGGAGGACTCTCACAGACATTACATCAACAGCCTGACAAAGCAGATAGCCCAGCTGAAGGAGGCCCTCCAGGAGAGGACACAGCAGCTACAGGAGTCGCTGGATAAAGCGAAAACAAAAGGGATTCTGCCTCTGGGTCTGGAGAGTCTGCATAAAGCCCCGACACAGTCTGACCTGAAG GAGTTCTTCCGCTCCCAGCTGAACCAGGCAGAGGTTAACTCAGGTGTGAATCTGGCCAGTGAATATGAAGTGATACCTTTTGACACTTTCAACCTGCGGAG GGTGTACCAGCTGGAGACAGGGCTGACCAGGCACCCGGAGGAGAGGCCTGTGAGGAAAGACCGCAGGGATGAGCTGATAGGCACTGTGGAAACAGCTCTGCATGTCCTCAATGGACCTCAGCAACACATAGACAACACCAGGCGGAAGCACACGTACTCTCCTTCAGACTTCATAGAGG GACTGACTCGTACACAAAGGGGCAAAGGAACCATTTACGACCTTATGTTTAAAGGCGACAACCTTCAGGACTTCACACAGCTGGTGTTATTCAGGCCTTTCGGTCCCGTGATGAAGGTGAAGAGTGAGAGGATtgacacacagagcacagtCATCAACATCATCGTTCCTCTTTCCAAGAGGGCCGACACATTCAGGCAGTTCATCAGCAACTTCAG AGAAGTGTGTATCAAGCAGGATGGCAGGGTCCATCTCACTGTGGTCTACTTTGGTCGTGATCAGATTGACCAGGTGAAAGCCACACTGGACCAGACCACCAG GGAGACTCGGTTCAGGAGTTTCACATTGATCCAGCTGAATGAGGAGTTTTCTCGTGGGCGGGGCTTGGAGGTGGGCACCAGGGCCTGGAGACGGACCCAGAAtgtcctgctcttcttctgtgATGTTGATATCCACTTCACCGCTgacttccttacttcctgtcGCCTCAATGCAGAACCTG GTAAGAAAGTGTACTATCCAGTGCTCTTCAGCCAGTACAACCCATCTATCATCTACAACAATCAGACTCTTCTACCCTCTGTCCAACAACAACTG GTGATAAGGAAGGAAACCGGTTTCTGGAGAGACTTTGGGTTTGGAATGACGTGCCAGTACAGGTCTGACTTCATGAACATAG GTGGTTTTGACCGAAACATCAAAGGCTGGGGCTTGGAGGATGTGCGTCTGTACAGGAAGTACCTTCACAGTAAGCTGTTGGTGATTCGCTCTCCAACTCGTGGCCTCTTCCACCTGTGGCACGAAAAGACCTGTGCAGATGAGCTTCCTCCAGACAAATACAAGATGTGCATGCAGACCAAAGCCATGAGCGAAGCCTCACACGGTCAGCTGGGGGAGCTGTTCTTCAAACCAGTGATTGAGGCTCACTTGAACTCCCAGAGGCAGATAAACAGAGGAACATAG
- the LOC128365105 gene encoding phospholipid phosphatase 1-like, which translates to MSGRNPAVLFFEKLKGETCTADRLRLVSSKISRHSQDRTFFTKTENRRGGRNMFEASGVPLILLDITCLLLVGLPFFILTPQHNPFKRGFFCNDESIRYPLKEDTISYQLLGGVMIPFTLIVIICGECLSVYLSRIKNQSLGTKYAACIYKAVGSYVFGAAASQSLTDIAKYSIGRLRPNFLAVCKPVWDRINCKAGGYIENFTCTGDKFLVDEARLSFYSGHSSFSMYCMLFLVLYIHARLTSEWVRLLRPTIQFFLISTAVYVGLSRVSDYKHHWSDVLAGLLQGGIVAVFTVFCVSNFFEQPVDPVVSQEEEASHNSLQENPSNGNHYGSTD; encoded by the exons ATGAGCGGAAGAAATCCTGCAGTGCTGTTTTTTGAGAAGTTGAAAGG CGAGACATGTACGGCAGATAGGCTGCGTCTCGTCTCGTCCAAAATCAGCCGGCACAGTCAGGACCggacatttttcacaaagaCAGAGAACAGGAGAGGAGGACGCAACATGTTTGAAGCCTCAGGAGTGCCACTCATCCTCCTAGACATTACCTGTCTTCTCCTAG TTGGACTCCCGTTTTTTATCCTTACCCCTCAACACAACCCATTCAAACGAGGTTTTTTCTGTAATGATGAGTCCATCAGATACCCTCTCAAAGAGGACACCATATCCTACCAGCTATTGGGAGGAGTCATGATCCCCTTCACACTGATTGTG ATCATCTGTGGCGAGTGCCTTTCAGTCTACTTGTCTCGCATCAAAAACCAATCTTTGGGTACAAAATATGCAGCTTGTATATACAAAGCTGTGGGCAGCTATGTTTTTGGAGCTGCTGCCAGCCAGTCTTTGACAGACATAGCCAAGTACTCTATTGGTCGTCTGCGGCCAAACTTCCTGGCTGTATGCAAACCAGTCTGGGATCGCATCAACTGCAAAGCCGGGGGATACATTGAGAACTTCACCTGCACTGGAGACAAGTTCCTGGTAGATGAGGCCAG ACTGTCTTTCTACTCTGGCCATTCATCCTTCTCGATGTACTGCATGCTGTTCCTCGTA CTGTACATTCACGCCAGACTGACGTCAGAGTGGGTGAGGCTTCTGCGTCCCACTATCCAGTTCTTCCTTATCTCAACGGCTGTGTATGTGGGTCTGTCCCGGGTGTCTGACTACAAACATCACTGGAGTGACGTCCTTGCTGGCCTCCTTCAGGGGGGTATAGTAGCTGTTTTCACC GTGTTCTGTGTGTCCAACTTCTTTGAACAGCCAGTTGACCCAGTGGTGTCGCAGGAGGAAGAGGCCTCACACAACAGTTTACAGGAAAACCCTTCCAATGGGAACCACTATGGCAGCACTGACTGA
- the LOC128365100 gene encoding ATP synthase subunit alpha, mitochondrial-like, translated as MLSVRVAAALARTLPRRAGFVSKALPAACVGVNHLHTQRPCLQKTGTAEVSSILEEKIMGADTAADLEETGRVLSIGDGIARVYGLRNVQAEEMVEFSSGLKGMSLNLEPDNVGVVVFGNDKLIKEGDIVKRTGAIVDVPVGEELLGRVVDALGNAIDGKGPLGASTRRRVGLKAPGIIPRISVREPMQTGIKAVDSLVPIGRGQRELIIGDRQTGKTAIAIDTIINQKRFNEGTDEKKKLYCIYVAIGQKRSTVAQLVKRLTDADAMKYTIVVSATASDAAPLQYLAPYSGCSMGEYFRDNGKHALIIYDDLSKQAVAYRQMSLLLRRPPGREAYPGDVFYLHSRLLERAAKMNDNFGGGSLTALPVIETQAGDVSAYIPTNVISITDGQIFLETELFYKGIRPAINVGLSVSRVGSAAQTRAMKQVAGTMKLELAQYREVAAFAQFGSDLDAATQQLLNRGVRLTELLKQGQYSPMAIEEQVTVIYAGVRGHLDKMEPSKITRFEKAFLQHILSQHQDLLSAIRADGKISEASDAKLKQLVLTFLSSFE; from the exons TGCGTTGGGGTCAACCACCTCCACACACAGAGACCATGTCTGCAGAAGACAG GCACCGCTGAGGTGTCCTCAATCCTGGAGGAGAAGATCATGGGGGCAGACACTGCTGCAGACCTGGAGGAGACAGGACGTGTGCTGTCTATTGGTGACGGTATTGCCAGAGTGTACGGGCTGAGGAATGTCCAGGCAGAAGAGATGGTGGAGTTCTCTTCTGGGCTGAAA ggcATGTCTCTGAACTTGGAGCCTGACAACGTTGGTGTTGTGGTGTTTGGTAACGACAAGCTGATCAAGGAGGGTGACATTGTAAAGAGAACTGGTGCTATTGTGGATGTTCCTGTTGGTGAGGAGCTGCTCGGCCGTGTGGTGGACGCTCTGGGAAATGCCATTGATGGAAAG GGTCCTCTGGGCGCTTCCACCCGTAGGCGTGTGGGTCTGAAGGCCCCTGGTATCATCCCCCGTATCTCTGTGAGGGAGCCCATGCAGACCGGAATCAAGGCTGTGGACAGCCTGGTGCCCATTGGCAGAGGCCAGCGTGAGCTGATCATTGGTGACAGGCAGACTGG CAAAACCGCCATCGCCATTGACACAATCATCAACCAGAAGCGCTTCAATGAGGGAACtgatgagaagaagaagctgtACTGCATCTATGTCGCCATCGGACAGAAGAGGTCCACTGTGGCTCAGCTGGTGAAGAGGCTGACTGATGCTGATGCCATGAAGTACACCATCGTGGTCTCTGCCACTGCCTCTGATGCTGCTCCCCTGCAGTACCTCGCCCCATACTCTGGCTGCTCCATGGGAGAGTACTTCAGAGATAACGGCAAGCACGCCCTGATCATCTATGATGATCTGTCCAAGCAG GCCGTTGCCTACCGTCAGATGTCCCTGCTGCTGCGTCGTCCTCCCGGTCGTGAGGCTTACCCTGGTGATGTGTTCTACCTTCACTCCCGTCTGCTGGAGAGAGCTGCCAAGATGAACGACAACTTCGGAGGCGGCTCCCTCACTGCCCTCCCCGTCATCGAGACCCAGGCCGGTGATGTGTCTGCCTACATCCCCACCAACGTCATCTCTATCACAGACGGACAG ATCTTCTTGGAGACTGAGCTGTTCTACAAGGGTATCCGCCCAGCTATCAATGTGGGTCTGTCTGTGTCCAGAGTAGGCTCTGCTGCCCAGACCAGAGCCATGAAGCAG GTGGCCGGTACCATGAAACTGGAGCTGGCTCAGTACCGTGAGGTCGCTGCCTTTGCCCAGTTCGGTTCTGACTTGGACGCTGCCACCCAGCAGCTTCTTAACAGGGGTGTCAGGCTTACTGAACTGCTCAAGCAGGGACAGTACT ctCCCATGGCCATTGAGGAGCAGGTGACAGTCATCTATGCTGGTGTCAGAGGTCACCTGGACAAAATGGAGCCCAGCAAGATCACAAGGTTCGAGAAGGCTTTCTTGCAGCACATTCTCAGCCAGCACCAGGACCTGCTCAGTGCAATCAG ggCTGATGGCAAGATCTCAGAGGCATCAGACGCTAAACTGAAGCAGCTTGTACTGACCTTCCTGTCCAGTTTCGAGTAA